One Hermetia illucens chromosome 4, iHerIll2.2.curated.20191125, whole genome shotgun sequence DNA segment encodes these proteins:
- the LOC119653954 gene encoding uncharacterized protein LOC119653954, with amino-acid sequence MATPLTDSLKNENQIDYTDPKYINSFEKLKQMLINYPILKYPNFKEKFTLTTDASNKAIGAILSQKGHPISYASRTFNVHERNYSTIEKELLAIVWATKYFRPYLYGIKFEIKTDHRPLVWLQSLKDPDSKTLRWRIKLNEYNFNISYVKGKENQVADFLSRINTDQNEINYQNKIPSDIATIHSGKEELNDHIHIREGIVNTCKYQIILVKENQKELKTVHKNRHIYIDEIDLNSENLTTEILKRNLPEKGKIGIYSELPYSIYNKLQILIVKLFSNNLKLHFIKYSKRAIHLLDQEQTLKVIFDNAFDVISITQFLKSRDIEYHTTAPGSHTGTADINRCHNTLTERIRTIQEIDKQKDLDFVILEAVESYNNTVHSTTSYTPFEIQFGKINKNKLTERMQNRKNIWISKINQKREQKPDIENKQVYVKKTFRRKNEPLFQRREIEKDSNQNIIQKKNNKKINLDRIKRQPKYYKNKETNAKELIKKDPIKYTIEKYGISIYENDLKTLDNQNWLNDNIINFYLNLITENNNKMITIIFIMLLSMVTSEPQYIKNEKIKSNSGIILIPKNEPATLIKDWYRIYHTINLKSYVKAINNIQNTKINNSFIKHTINLIKSELTLINPKINVKTSQIITNNKTLEQQKKEEFEHWNECTFLKYNETLDKMSKCLEVKNSFPDYKHLHSVNMTTLELYVQYCNDNPKNEECIPLFNNASEHSNFFNCMKKDTVNNCHTHHVIHKRGLFNFIGTGYNWLFGLQVSTEFVKKLNEFQKLINEELIEIKITQALSHIQDELEKIIDNINSAKIGIMTRSLLTKDKINTQNISLNQLKLTTLVVLQKENKLTFVISIPNIIEYPQFFVRKIVNQNFEYLNITNSIAIKTSDNKYCKLEKYIKNLCKPINCKSCKVRDENFSYIEEIENEKILVVNAEKLNCVQKCKQTNVITLQGNYVITFVNCEVTINNNAYVNKVINHIDNLVTSPIINISDIQFEFNFTEIKMKTFQNNEEIRELHYINKKTWISTSTILLIISIILALILFTYCKLKNKTIKIKNVIPTVNKIRENQAKFNKEDESVSFEDKVKSKEGEVTCPVTCVTPSYTNTTCP; translated from the exons ATGGCGACACCATTAACAGACTCACTCAAAAATGAGAATCAGATCGATTATACCGATCCCAAATATATAAACTCCTTCGAAAAACTCAAACAAATGTTAATCAACTATCCAATCCTGAAGTATCCAAACTTCAAGGAAAAATTCACTCTAACCACAGACGCTAGCAATAAAGCCATAGGAGCCATTCTATCTCAGAAAGGACATCCAATCTCTTATGCTTCGAGAACCTTCAATGTACATGAACGGAATTACTCCACCATAGAGAAAGAGCTTTTAGCAATCGTTTGGGCTACAAAATATTTCAGACCCTACCTTTACGGTATAAAATTCGAAATCAAAACTGATCATAGACCATTAGTATGGTTACAAAGTCTCAAAGACCCCGATTCAAAAACCCTTCGTTGGCGCATAAAACTCAACGAATATAATTTCAACATAAGTTACGTAAAAGGTAAAGAAAATCAAGTTGCTGATTTCTTAAGCCGCATTAATACGGACCAAAACGAAATTAACTACCAAAATAAAATACCATCAGATATAGCAACAATTCACTCAGGAAAAGAGGAATTGAACGACCACATACACATTCGAGAAGGAATAGTAAACACTTGCAAATATCAAATAATATTAgtaaaagaaaaccaaaaagaacTCAAAACAGTTCATAAAAATAGACATATCTACATCGACGAAATAGATCTTAACAGTGAAAATTTGACAACTGAAATCTTAAAACGCAATCtaccagaaaaaggaaaaatcggaATATATAGTGAACTTCCATATTCAATATACAACAAATTACAAATACTAATCGTGAAACTATTTAGTAACAATTTAAAATTGCATTTTATAAAGTACAGCAAACGAGCAATCCATCTATTAGATCAAGAACAAACACTCAAA GTTATATTCGACAACGCTTTCGACGTAATATCAATAACACAATTTCTAAAGTCAAGAGACATAGAATACCACACAACAGCCCCAGGATCCCATACAGGAACGGCAGACATTAACAGATGTCACAATACACTCACCGAACGAATCAGAACTATCCAAGAAATAGACAAACAAAAGGATTTAGACTTCGTCATATTAGAAGCCGTAGAATCATACAACAACACAGTACATTCCACAACAAGCTATACCCCATTCGAAATTCAATtcggaaaaatcaacaaaaacaaattaacaGAAAGAATGCAAAACAGAAAAAACATatggatttcaaaaattaaccaAAAACGCGAACAAAAACCCGATatagaaaacaaacaagtctACGTAAAGAAAACTTTTAGAAGAAAAAACGAACCTCTATTCCAAAGAAGAGAAATAGAGAAAGACAGCAATCAAAATATAATacagaaaaagaataataaaaaaattaaccttGATAGAATCAAACGTCAACCCAAAtactataaaaataaagaaactaatGCAAAAGAACTAATAAAGAAAGACCCTATCAAATACACAATAGAGAAATACGGTATTTCCATTTACGAAAATGATCTAAAAACCCTCGATAATCAAAACTGGCtcaatgataatataataaacttTTATCTAAACCTCATAacagaaaataacaataaa atGATAACAATCATCTTTATCATGTTACTATCCATGGTAACGAGTGAACCCCAGTACATTAAAAacgagaaaattaaatcaaactcaGGAATAATCTTAATCCCCAAGAACGAACCGGCAACTTTAATAAAAGATTGGTACAGAATCTACCACACCATTAACCTAAAATCCTATGTAAAAGCCATTAATAATATCCAAAACACAAAAATCAATAACAGTTTCATTAAACACacaattaacttaataaaatcagAATTAACACTAATCAATCCAAAAATTAATGTAAAAACATCTCAAATAATCACAAATAACAAAACCCTTGAAcaacaaaagaaagaagaattcgaACATTGGAATGAATGCACCTTCCTGAAATATAACGAAACATTAGATAAAATGAGCAAATGCCTAGAAGTCAAAAACTCTTTCCCAGATTACAAACACTTACACTCAGTCAACATGACTACCCTGGAACTTTACGTTCAATATTGTAATGATAATCCCAAAAACGAAGAATGTATACCCCTATTTAATAACGCCTCAGAGCATAGTAACTTTTTCAATTGCATGAAAAAAGACACAGTCAACAATTGTCACACCCACCATGTCATACACAAAAGAggacttttcaatttcattggAACAGGATATAATTGGTTATTCGGACTA CAAGTTAGCACAGAATTTGTAAAAAAGCTAAACGAATTTCAAAAGTTAATAAACgaagaattaattgaaattaaaatcactCAAGCCTTAAGTCATATTCAAGACGAATTGGAAAAAATTATTGACAATATTAACTCTGCAAAAATAGGAATAATGACAAGATCACTATTAACAAAAGACAAAATAAATACCCAAAACATCAGTCTTAACCAATTAAAATTAACAACATTAGTTGTACTACAAAAAGAGAATAAACTAACATTTGTAATATCAATACCAAACATTATTGAGTACCCACAATTCTttgtaagaaaaattgtaaatcaaaattttgaatatctaaACATAACCAATTCCATTGCTATAAAAACATCAGataataaatattgtaaattagAAAAATACATTAAGAATTTATGTAAACCAATAAACTGtaagtcttgtaaagtaagagatgAAAACTTCTCATACATAGAAGAAATCGAAAACGAAAAAATACTCGTTGTAAACgcagaaaaattaaattgtgtacaaaaatgtaaacaaacaaatgtaATAACACTCCAAGGAAATTATGTAATAACCTTTGTAAACTGTGAAGTTACTATTAACAATAATGCTTAcgtaaataaagtaataaaccaTATTGACAACCTCGTAACAAGTCCAATTATAAACATATCAGACATacaatttgaattcaatttcacagaaattaaaatgaaaaccttTCAAAACAATGAAGAAATTAGAGAATTGCATTACATAAACAAGAAGACCTGGATATCAACTTCTACTATTCTCCTAATAATCTCAATAATTCTAGCACTAATTCTTTTCACTTAttgtaaactgaaaaataaaacaataaaaattaaaaatgttatcCCAACGGTAAATAAAATTAGAGAAAACCAGGCAAAATTCAATAAGGAGGACGAATCTGTTTCCTTTGAGGACAAAGTAAAGTCAAAGGAGGGGGAGGTTACATGTCCTGTAACATGCGTCACTCCATCTTACACAAACACCACATGCCCATAA